From the Oceanobacillus kimchii X50 genome, the window CTGTTTAAAAAGACATTTATTGAAGTTGTAGCTGGAGTAGATCCAGAACCAATTATTAGTAAATCATCCCCTAGTGAGAAACAAGTTACAGAACATACTCAACAAAGTCATAACAGAAAAGTGAAAGAAGAAAATCCACTTCGGGAAGAAATTCTAAATTTACAGCGTTTGATTGAAGTACAAGGAAGAACAAGTAAACAAGAATTTACACCTGTTTATCAATTAGCCTATGAGCACCTATTAGCGCAAGAATTATCGCCATCAATTGCTGGGCAATTAATTAAAGACGTAAAAAATGATGAAACGAATCAAGATAAGTACCATGATCAAGAGACAATTTTAATTAAAGTAAAACAATTAATATCTAACAGACTAGAGCAAGTGGATATCGGGTTTACTTATGATCATCGAATTATTCAATTTGTTGGACCGACAGGGGTTGGGAAAACGACAACCATCGCAAAAATTGCAGCGAAACTTTATTTAGAAGATAAAAAGAAAGTTGCATTTATTACATTAGATACTTACCGTATAGCGGCAGTAGAACAGTTGAAAACTTATGCAAAAATATTACACATCCCCGTAGAGGTGGCATATAGTAAGGAAGATTATCGAAAAGCAGTAGAGAAATTTTCTTCTTTTGATGTAATTTTAGTAGATACTGCAGGTAGGAATTATCGAGATAATCAGTATATGAACGAAATAAAAGAATGGCCAAGTTCTCTTAAAGTGACCAATTATTTAGTGTTATCGATGACCTCTAAGCCTAAAGATATGTTGGATATATATAGGCGATTTCAATTACTCGATGTTCATGGTGTTGTCTTTACAAAATTAGATGAGACGGAACAATACGGGAACATTTTAAACATTTGTTGGAACAATAAAATAAGAATTGGTTATTTGACAAATGGACAAGATGTTCCAGAAGATGTCATACAACCATCTGTCGAAGAAATGTCGCATCTAATTCTAAGTGATAACAATGAAAATTGACCAAGCAGAGGGGTTGCGAAAAAGGCTAAGTGATTCCGTTCACCAAGCGAAAACAGTAGCTGTTGTAAGTGGTAAGGGAGGAGTAGGGAAATCAAATTTTGTTGTTAATTTTTCTCTACAACTGATAAAACGAAATAAAAAAGTATTAATCTTAGATTTAGATATCGGAATGGGCAACATTGATATTCTAATAGGAAATCGTTCTACTTATTCTATTGTTGATTTACTCAAAAACGATATACCACTTAATAGTTTAATAGAAAAGGAATCAAATGGTTTACATTATATTGCCGGTGGTTCGAGTTTATCCCAGTTA encodes:
- the flhF gene encoding flagellar biosynthesis protein FlhF, whose protein sequence is MKIKKYTAPTMPEVMKEVRKDFGTDAVILQSKEVKKGGFLGLFKKTFIEVVAGVDPEPIISKSSPSEKQVTEHTQQSHNRKVKEENPLREEILNLQRLIEVQGRTSKQEFTPVYQLAYEHLLAQELSPSIAGQLIKDVKNDETNQDKYHDQETILIKVKQLISNRLEQVDIGFTYDHRIIQFVGPTGVGKTTTIAKIAAKLYLEDKKKVAFITLDTYRIAAVEQLKTYAKILHIPVEVAYSKEDYRKAVEKFSSFDVILVDTAGRNYRDNQYMNEIKEWPSSLKVTNYLVLSMTSKPKDMLDIYRRFQLLDVHGVVFTKLDETEQYGNILNICWNNKIRIGYLTNGQDVPEDVIQPSVEEMSHLILSDNNEN